In Musa acuminata AAA Group cultivar baxijiao chromosome BXJ3-9, Cavendish_Baxijiao_AAA, whole genome shotgun sequence, a single genomic region encodes these proteins:
- the LOC135650060 gene encoding UDP-glucuronic acid decarboxylase 6-like — MATEAANGNNHVVVKKPPTPSPLRNSKFFQSNLRILVTGGAGFIGSHLVDKLMENEKNEVIVADNFFTGSKDNLKKWIGHPRFELIRHDITEPLLVEVDQIYHLACPASPIFYKHNPVKTIKTNVMGTMNMLGLAKRVGARILLTSTSEVYGDPLEHPQKEEYWGNVNPIGVRSCYDEGKRVAETLMFDYHRQHGLEIRIARIFNTYGPRMNIDDGRVVSNFIAQALRGESLTVQAPGTQTRSFCYVSDMVDGLIRLMEGDNTGPINIGNPGEFTMMELAEIVKELIEPSISIEIVENTPDDPRQRKPDITKAKQLLGWEPKITLRQGLPLMEEDFRLRLGVPKKA, encoded by the exons ATGGCCACGGAAGCAGCCAACGGCAACAATCATGTGGTGGTGAAGAAGCCTCCGACCCCGTCACCTCTGCGAAATTCCAAATTCTTTCag TCCAATCTGCGAATCTTGGTGACTGGGGGAGCTGGTTTCATTGGATCTCATTTGGTGGACAAGTTGATGGAAAATGAGAAGAATGAG GTAATCGTTGCTGACAACTTTTTCACTGGCTCAAAGGACAATCTCAAGAAATGGATTGGTCATCCAAGATTTGAGCTGATTCGACATG ATATCACAGAACCACTATTGGTGGAGGTTGATCAGATCTACCACTTAGCTTGCCCTGCTTCGCCAATTTTCTATAAACACAATCCTGTCAAG acGATTAAGACAAATGTTATGGGCACAATGAATATGTTGGGGCTTGCAAAGAGGGTTGGAGCAAG GATTTTATTGACATCTACCTCAGAGGTGTACGGTGATCCTCTGGAGCATCCTCAGAAGGAGGAGTATTGGGGAAATGTTAACCCTATTG GAGTGAGGAGTTGCTATGATGAGGGGAAGCGTGTGGCAGAGACATTAATGTTTGACTATCATAGACAGCATGGCCTAG AGATCCGAATTGCTAGAATCTTCAACACGTATGGGCCTCGCATGAACATTGATGATGGTCGTGTCGTCAGTAACTTTATAGCTCAAGCACTTCG CGGTGAATCCTTAACAGTCCAAGCCCCAGGAACACAGACTCGAAGTTTCTGTTATGTCTCTGACATG GTAGATGGACTAATTCGGCTGATGGAAGGAGATAATACGGGCCCTATTAACATAGGGAACCCTG GTGAATTTACAATGATGGAACTTGCTGAGATCGTGAAGGAA TTAATTGAACCCTCCATATCAATTGAAATTGTTGAGAATACCCCTGATGATCCACGTCAAAGGAAACCTGACATCACAAAAGCAAAGCAACTTCTAGGATGGGAGCCCAAGATCACCCTACGACAAGGTCTACCCCTAATGGAGGAGGATTTCAGGCTCCGGCTCGGAGTGCCCAAGAAAGCATGA
- the LOC103999278 gene encoding uncharacterized protein LOC103999278, with amino-acid sequence MGESSSASYIRMVQHLIEQCLVFHMNKNECMEALAKHANIQPVITSTVWKELEKENKEFFQTYMKDQEETALEMEAVERRIQKILAETAAKDSDKED; translated from the exons ATGGGTGAATCCTCATCGGCTTCCTACATCCGAATG GTGCAACACTTGATCGAGCAATGCCTCGTCTTCCACATGAACAAGAACGAGTGCATGGAGGCCCTCGCTAAGCATGCCAACATCCAACCCGTCATCACCTCcaccg TATGGAAGGAGTTAGAGAAGGAGAACAAGGAGTTCTTCCAGACATACATGAAGGACCAAGAGGAGACGGCTTTGGAGATGGAGGCTGTGGAGAGGAGGATACAGAAGATACTCGCTGAGACGGCTGCAAAAGATTCGGACAAGGAAGATTAA